The Lycium ferocissimum isolate CSIRO_LF1 chromosome 1, AGI_CSIRO_Lferr_CH_V1, whole genome shotgun sequence genome includes a region encoding these proteins:
- the LOC132060633 gene encoding uncharacterized protein LOC132060633, with amino-acid sequence MTSNIAECINGKLVAARELPLFYLLEEVRKMFGRWNCTNRRNGTYTFTTLEKAFQQLLSINECKSLRMMVEPSTKFVYIVHDQSRRFIIDLKKKTCSCRMFQMDEIPCPHAWAVLKSKSLMPDDFCSDLFKPKTVVKTYDVIVDPLPDESEWNIPKHISDEVVLPPRYKRPPGRSKKSETNH; translated from the exons ATGACCTCAAATATAGCCGAGTGTATTAATGGAAAACTAGTAGCAGCAAGAGAGTTGCCTCTTTTTTATCTTCTTGAAGAAGTGAGAAAGATGTTCGGAAGATGGAATTGCACTAATAGAAGAAACGGAACATACACATTCACAACGCTCGAGAAAGCATTCCAGCAATTATTATCAATAAATGAGTGTAAATCTCTACGTATGATG GTTGAACCATCGACTAAATTTGTGTATATCGTACATGATCAATCAAGGCGTTTCATAATTGatcttaaaaagaaaacatgcaGCTGTCGGATGTTCCAAATGGACGAGATACCATGTCCGCATgcatgggctgttttgaagagtAAGAGCCTTATGCCTGATGATTTTTGCTCAGATCTATTCAAACCAAAGACAGTGGTGAAGACGTATGAtgtgatagttgatcctctccCTGACGAGAGTGAGTGGAATATTCCTAAACACATATCCGATGAGGTTGTTTTACCACCGAGATACAAGAGGCCCCCAGGAAGGTCAAAGAAAAGCGAGACAAACCATTAA